In Halorientalis sp. LT38, a genomic segment contains:
- a CDS encoding DHH family phosphoesterase, translating into MDTRLVVGCGSVGQDLVAALVDRPGELTVLEESERRVERLREAGVPATHVAEIDAAALSEHGAEADTIVVAGDQPAENRRRAEVAAEAVPDAMLFAFAGLDPDEAVLAALRALADTLVEPGAATAEFLDRRIGDDGLEVRQLRQAFWDVEEPLAIVTHDNPDPDAIASAVALKHVAATLGVEAEVCYYGQISHQENRAFVNLLEFDLTQLEPDADLSAYGGFALVDHSRPGVNDQLPEDTPVDIVIDHHPPRAPVDAGFVDLRSNVGATSTLLVQYLDSFGIPIEGTVATGLLFGIRVDTNDFSREVSTADFEAAAAIVSAADMGALDRIESPSISGDTFETIARAIGNRDRRGPVLTSFVGELTDRDALAQAADRLLDLEGIQATVVYGLMDGVVYVSGRARGTDLDLGETLRSAFDQIGSAGGHADMAGAQIPVTDTALDPASETAVESSDAASDAESAGEETYRDDEAVETEAEDAGSDGDGHLTAAAIDRDIEEFVAERFFEAIRERPPGERSGLRLGGSFTEGETGW; encoded by the coding sequence ATGGATACCCGGCTGGTCGTGGGGTGTGGGTCGGTCGGCCAGGACCTCGTGGCCGCGCTCGTTGATCGGCCGGGCGAGCTGACAGTCCTCGAGGAGAGCGAGCGCCGCGTCGAGCGCCTGCGCGAGGCCGGCGTCCCGGCGACCCACGTCGCGGAGATCGACGCCGCCGCGCTCAGCGAACACGGGGCCGAGGCGGACACGATCGTCGTCGCGGGCGACCAGCCGGCCGAGAACCGACGCCGGGCCGAGGTGGCCGCCGAGGCCGTCCCCGACGCGATGCTGTTCGCGTTCGCCGGGCTCGACCCCGACGAGGCGGTCCTCGCCGCCCTGCGAGCGCTCGCCGACACGCTGGTCGAGCCGGGCGCGGCGACGGCCGAGTTCCTCGACCGACGGATCGGCGACGACGGGCTCGAGGTCCGCCAGCTCCGACAGGCGTTCTGGGACGTCGAGGAACCGCTCGCCATCGTCACGCACGACAACCCCGATCCGGACGCCATCGCCAGCGCCGTGGCGCTCAAGCACGTCGCCGCGACGCTCGGCGTCGAGGCCGAGGTGTGTTACTACGGCCAGATCTCCCACCAGGAGAACCGCGCGTTCGTCAACCTGCTCGAGTTCGACCTGACCCAGCTGGAACCGGACGCGGACCTCTCGGCGTACGGCGGGTTCGCGCTGGTCGACCACTCCCGACCGGGGGTCAACGACCAGCTCCCCGAAGACACGCCGGTCGACATCGTGATCGACCACCACCCGCCGCGCGCACCGGTCGACGCGGGGTTCGTCGACCTCCGGAGCAACGTCGGTGCGACGAGCACGCTGCTCGTGCAGTACCTCGACAGTTTCGGCATCCCGATCGAGGGGACCGTCGCGACGGGACTGCTCTTCGGCATCCGGGTCGACACCAACGACTTCAGCCGCGAGGTGTCGACGGCGGACTTCGAGGCCGCGGCGGCGATCGTCTCCGCGGCGGACATGGGCGCGCTCGATCGCATCGAGTCGCCGTCGATCAGCGGGGACACCTTCGAGACCATCGCCCGCGCCATCGGCAACCGCGACCGACGCGGCCCGGTCCTGACCAGCTTCGTCGGCGAGCTAACGGATCGCGACGCGCTGGCGCAGGCGGCCGACCGCCTGCTCGACCTCGAGGGAATCCAGGCGACCGTCGTCTACGGGCTGATGGACGGCGTGGTCTACGTCTCCGGACGCGCCCGCGGGACCGACCTCGACCTGGGGGAGACGCTCCGCTCGGCGTTCGACCAGATCGGCAGCGCCGGCGGTCACGCCGACATGGCCGGCGCGCAGATCCCGGTGACCGACACCGCGCTCGACCCGGCGAGCGAGACCGCCGTCGAGTCGAGCGACGCCGCGAGCGATGCCGAGTCGGCGGGCGAGGAGACGTATCGGGACGACGAGGCGGTCGAAACCGAGGCAGAGGACGCCGGTTCCGACGGGGACGGCCACCTGACGGCGGCGGCGATCGACCGCGACATCGAGGAGTTCGTCGCCGAGCGGTTCTTCGAGGCGATCCGCGAGCGTCCGCCGGGCGAGCGGTCGGGGCTGCGGCTGGGCGGGTCGTTCACCGAGGGCGAGACGGGCTGGTGA
- a CDS encoding ATP-binding protein produces the protein MAGSLAVRVVADGTETSESVLDALATVYERVDPADGDTGDDSTVDCVVAVAPLADAAWQRLADRGDAPLVVLASPADSESRHRATEAGATDVVIADHDRFAALAHRVRGVVEGRRSATGQGPRALESEAEERAADGRYLRDLYDVATDDALSFEAKTERILEIGLDRLGVENAHLSSIDRRPERYEVVASVGDLPIEPGVQLDLATTFCKRTIQSDDVLAIDHAAERGWRGDPAYEENDVECYLGARVTVGGSLYGTVCFMDRSPRPPFTEAERAFVSLVARWLSHELERRRRETAVDALHDGTARLLRAKTTGSVCETATEVAAAVLDAPRTRVWLVDDDPGTRLRAAADHACEADADPIERGDGRGDALWEALDDGATRRSDDPEGVDGTGFAERTRSALVTPLGTDGVLIAGSPTADAFDDVDDVMAGMVGSNVVAALERIDWIDQVRDARERFQRIFESASDGLLLVDPAADEIADCNDRLCELLGFDRAELRTVAPSTICRDDIEAFRRLLVRAREEGRAGADELVCRDRGGGRIPVAVSAAAVELDGRDYVLASVRDIRDRLHREQALSVFNRVLRHNIRNDMNVVIGRATMLRGALDGADQRAHLDHIVETARKLTELGEKARTFRRLDDREPEADSVAVGGLLERVRESLVGEYPDATVTIRGADDATAAVAPTIDVAMRELLENAIKHATTDDPAVTVTVARDEDGVSVRVADEGPGLPEQDRAVLEGGYETPLNHGSGLGLWLANWVVTAAGGSIAVVDAGPEGTTIELSLPAATGAAEP, from the coding sequence ATGGCCGGGAGCCTCGCGGTGCGCGTCGTCGCCGACGGGACCGAGACGTCCGAGTCCGTCCTGGACGCGCTGGCCACCGTCTACGAGCGGGTCGATCCCGCCGACGGTGACACAGGTGACGACTCGACGGTCGACTGCGTCGTGGCTGTCGCCCCGCTCGCCGACGCGGCGTGGCAGCGACTCGCCGACCGAGGCGACGCGCCGCTGGTCGTCCTCGCCTCCCCCGCAGACTCGGAGAGCCGTCACCGGGCGACCGAAGCGGGGGCGACCGACGTGGTTATCGCGGACCACGACCGGTTCGCGGCCCTCGCACACAGGGTCCGTGGAGTGGTGGAGGGTCGTCGGTCCGCAACGGGCCAGGGGCCGAGAGCCCTCGAGAGCGAGGCCGAGGAGCGGGCTGCCGACGGCCGCTACCTCCGGGACCTCTACGACGTGGCGACCGACGACGCCCTGTCCTTCGAGGCGAAGACCGAGCGCATCCTCGAGATCGGGCTGGATCGGCTGGGCGTGGAGAACGCCCACCTCTCGTCGATCGATCGCCGGCCCGAGCGCTACGAGGTCGTCGCGAGCGTCGGCGACCTCCCGATCGAACCCGGCGTCCAGCTCGACCTGGCGACGACGTTCTGCAAGCGGACGATCCAGTCGGACGACGTGCTGGCGATCGATCACGCCGCCGAGCGGGGCTGGCGCGGCGATCCGGCCTACGAGGAAAACGACGTCGAGTGTTACCTCGGGGCGCGCGTCACCGTCGGCGGGTCGCTGTACGGCACCGTCTGCTTCATGGACCGGTCGCCGCGGCCCCCGTTCACCGAGGCCGAGCGGGCGTTCGTCAGCCTGGTCGCGCGGTGGCTCAGTCACGAACTCGAACGGCGGCGCCGTGAGACCGCGGTCGACGCGCTCCACGACGGGACCGCTCGCCTCCTGCGCGCCAAGACGACGGGGTCGGTCTGCGAGACGGCGACGGAAGTAGCCGCGGCGGTGCTCGACGCGCCGCGGACCCGCGTCTGGCTCGTCGACGACGACCCGGGGACGCGACTCCGCGCGGCGGCCGATCACGCCTGCGAGGCCGATGCAGACCCGATCGAGCGCGGCGACGGCCGCGGCGACGCGCTCTGGGAGGCGCTGGACGACGGCGCGACCCGGCGGTCCGACGATCCCGAGGGCGTGGACGGCACCGGGTTCGCGGAGCGGACGCGGAGCGCGCTCGTCACGCCGCTCGGGACCGACGGGGTTCTGATCGCGGGCTCCCCGACCGCAGACGCGTTCGACGACGTCGACGACGTGATGGCCGGCATGGTCGGCTCGAACGTCGTTGCGGCGCTGGAACGGATCGACTGGATCGATCAGGTCAGGGACGCCCGCGAACGGTTCCAGCGCATCTTCGAGTCGGCCAGCGACGGCCTCCTCCTCGTCGACCCTGCGGCCGACGAGATCGCCGACTGCAACGACCGCCTCTGTGAGCTGCTCGGCTTCGACCGGGCGGAACTGCGAACGGTCGCGCCCTCGACGATCTGCCGGGACGACATCGAGGCGTTCAGACGGTTGCTCGTCCGGGCGCGGGAGGAAGGACGGGCGGGGGCGGACGAGCTGGTCTGTCGCGACCGGGGCGGCGGCCGCATCCCGGTGGCGGTGTCGGCGGCGGCGGTGGAACTCGACGGGCGCGACTACGTCCTCGCGAGCGTGCGCGACATCCGGGACCGCCTGCACCGCGAGCAGGCGCTGAGCGTCTTCAACCGCGTTCTCCGGCACAACATCCGCAACGACATGAACGTCGTCATCGGGCGAGCCACGATGCTCCGGGGGGCGCTCGATGGGGCCGATCAGCGGGCCCACCTCGACCACATCGTCGAGACCGCGCGGAAGCTGACGGAACTGGGGGAGAAGGCCAGGACCTTCAGGCGACTGGACGACCGAGAGCCAGAGGCCGACAGCGTCGCAGTGGGCGGGTTACTCGAACGCGTCCGGGAGTCGCTGGTCGGGGAGTACCCCGACGCCACCGTCACGATCCGGGGCGCGGACGACGCCACGGCGGCGGTCGCGCCAACGATCGACGTGGCCATGCGCGAGCTGCTGGAGAACGCGATCAAGCACGCGACCACCGACGACCCAGCGGTCACGGTGACGGTCGCCCGTGACGAAGACGGTGTGTCGGTCCGCGTCGCCGACGAAGGCCCCGGGCTCCCGGAGCAGGATCGTGCCGTGCTGGAAGGGGGCTACGAGACGCCGCTGAATCACGGGAGCGGGCTGGGGCTGTGGCTTGCCAACTGGGTCGTCACCGCGGCCGGCGGGTCTATCGCCGTGGTCGACGCGGGACCCGAGGGCACGACGATCGAGCTGTCGCTCCCGGCCGCCACCGGCGCCGCCGAACCGTGA
- a CDS encoding 2-oxoacid:acceptor oxidoreductase subunit alpha, whose translation MTDLMWRIAGGSGDGIDSTSQNFAKALMRAGLDVFTHRHYPSRIRGGHTYVEVRADSEPVRSRGDGFNFLLALGDSFARNPQADANTVYGNEEIKPLSENLDDLNEGGIIVYDEGLLDEETLERADIDLEARAEENDWHVFPLDLRGLAREHGREVMRNTAGVGATAALLDMDLEHIEALMEDAMTGDVLEANLEILERAYDTVREDYEFDHDLRVPTGDHDEQQVLMSGSNAVAYAAIDEGCRFIAGYPMTPWTDVFTILSQHLPKFGGIAEQVEDEIAAAALAVGASHAGVKSMSGSSGGGFALMSEPLGLAEMTETPIVLLEAMRAGPSTGMPTKPEQGDLEHVLYTSQGDSCRVVFAPANVTECYEQTRAAFRLAYDYQLPAVVVIDQKLSGEMRNADESFFDREPNTDPGSVLTEAEISEAAHHESGKFKRYQHGAENGVSPRSIPGQKDGRFLASGNEHTPEGHISESPTNRVAQMDRRMRKLDAIRGELDDAESSHQTQYGPEDAEYGLLVWGSQQDTVFEAVDQLNDAGESVKALGVSDLMPFPESEVAAFLESVESCMVVEMNASAQFRGLVQRELGRFGPKLNSLLKYNGESFEPHEVVDGFERIVSQEASVPEGTKFVPAAGD comes from the coding sequence ATGACAGACCTGATGTGGCGCATCGCTGGCGGGTCCGGTGACGGGATCGATTCCACCAGCCAGAACTTCGCCAAGGCACTGATGCGCGCGGGACTAGACGTATTCACACATCGACACTACCCCTCACGGATCAGGGGTGGCCACACGTACGTCGAGGTACGGGCCGACTCGGAGCCGGTCCGGTCGCGCGGCGACGGGTTCAACTTCCTGCTGGCGCTGGGCGACAGCTTCGCCCGGAACCCCCAGGCAGACGCGAACACGGTGTACGGTAACGAGGAGATCAAACCCCTCTCCGAGAACCTCGACGACCTCAACGAGGGCGGGATCATCGTCTACGACGAGGGACTGCTGGACGAGGAGACGCTCGAACGGGCGGACATCGACCTCGAGGCCCGCGCCGAGGAGAACGACTGGCACGTCTTCCCCCTCGACCTGCGCGGCCTCGCCCGCGAGCACGGGCGCGAGGTCATGCGCAACACGGCCGGCGTCGGCGCGACCGCCGCGCTACTCGACATGGACCTCGAACACATCGAGGCCCTGATGGAGGACGCCATGACCGGCGACGTGCTCGAGGCGAACCTGGAGATCCTCGAACGGGCATACGACACCGTGCGCGAGGACTACGAGTTCGACCACGACCTGCGTGTCCCGACGGGCGACCACGACGAACAGCAGGTGCTCATGTCCGGGAGCAACGCCGTGGCCTACGCGGCCATCGACGAGGGCTGCCGGTTCATCGCCGGCTACCCGATGACGCCGTGGACGGACGTGTTCACGATCCTCTCCCAGCACCTGCCGAAGTTCGGCGGCATCGCAGAACAGGTCGAAGACGAGATCGCGGCCGCCGCGCTCGCGGTCGGCGCGTCCCACGCCGGCGTCAAGTCGATGTCAGGCTCTTCCGGCGGCGGGTTCGCGCTGATGTCCGAGCCGCTCGGACTGGCCGAGATGACCGAGACGCCGATCGTCCTGCTCGAGGCGATGCGGGCCGGCCCCTCGACGGGGATGCCCACCAAACCCGAACAGGGCGACCTCGAACACGTCCTCTACACGAGTCAGGGCGACTCCTGTCGGGTCGTGTTCGCCCCCGCGAACGTCACGGAGTGTTACGAGCAGACCCGCGCGGCCTTCCGGCTGGCCTACGACTACCAGCTCCCGGCCGTCGTGGTCATCGACCAGAAGCTCTCCGGCGAGATGCGCAACGCCGACGAGTCATTCTTCGACCGGGAGCCGAACACCGACCCCGGGAGCGTCCTCACCGAGGCGGAGATCAGCGAGGCCGCTCACCACGAGTCGGGGAAGTTCAAGCGCTACCAGCACGGCGCCGAGAACGGCGTCAGCCCGCGCTCGATTCCCGGCCAGAAGGACGGGCGCTTCCTGGCCTCCGGCAACGAGCACACGCCCGAGGGCCACATCAGCGAGAGCCCGACCAACCGCGTCGCCCAGATGGACCGCCGGATGCGCAAACTCGACGCCATCCGGGGCGAACTGGACGACGCCGAGAGCTCCCACCAGACGCAGTACGGCCCCGAAGATGCGGAGTACGGCCTGCTCGTGTGGGGCAGCCAGCAGGACACCGTCTTCGAGGCCGTCGACCAGTTGAACGACGCCGGCGAGTCCGTGAAGGCCCTCGGCGTCTCCGACCTCATGCCGTTCCCCGAGTCCGAGGTCGCGGCCTTCCTGGAGTCGGTGGAGTCCTGTATGGTCGTCGAGATGAACGCCTCGGCGCAGTTCCGGGGCCTGGTCCAGCGGGAACTGGGCCGGTTCGGACCGAAGCTCAACAGCCTCCTGAAGTACAACGGCGAGTCGTTCGAGCCCCACGAGGTCGTCGACGGCTTCGAGCGGATCGTCTCTCAAGAGGCGTCGGTACCGGAGGGCACCAAATTCGTCCCAGCGGCAGGTGATTAA
- a CDS encoding CBS pair associated ParBc domain-containing protein → MDSEDAKPRVRDYMTRDVVTVSPDERVEAVARRIAESDDTHSGFPVCDGRHVEGFVSARDLLLAGDHEPIFKVMTQDLLVAHPDMKLNDAGRVILRSGIQRLPVVDDAGNLVGIISNADVIRSQIERATPGKVEKLQRTLESIHGIEASEDRRDVSLEKLTPTQSRVYADELEGRRYELERGLAEPLVVIDNDGEFLLADGHHRVKAADSLGIEEMDAYVIVIDERVDLGMAKTAEKEDLESIDDIEEVEYAHHPLVETTKRLQDESA, encoded by the coding sequence ATGGATTCCGAGGACGCGAAGCCACGCGTCAGAGACTACATGACGAGGGACGTGGTGACCGTCTCGCCGGACGAGCGCGTCGAGGCCGTCGCCCGCCGGATCGCCGAGAGCGACGACACCCACAGCGGATTCCCGGTCTGCGACGGCCGGCACGTCGAGGGGTTCGTCAGCGCCCGCGACCTCCTCCTGGCCGGCGATCACGAGCCCATCTTCAAGGTCATGACCCAGGACCTGCTGGTCGCCCACCCCGACATGAAGCTCAACGACGCCGGGCGCGTGATCCTCCGGTCGGGCATCCAGCGCCTCCCCGTCGTCGACGACGCCGGCAACCTCGTGGGGATCATCAGCAACGCCGACGTGATCCGCAGCCAGATCGAGCGCGCGACGCCCGGCAAGGTCGAGAAACTCCAGCGCACCCTCGAGAGCATCCACGGCATCGAGGCCAGCGAAGACCGCCGCGACGTGTCCCTGGAGAAGCTCACGCCCACCCAGAGTCGCGTCTACGCGGACGAACTCGAGGGCCGGCGCTACGAACTGGAGCGGGGCCTGGCCGAACCGCTCGTCGTCATCGACAACGACGGGGAGTTCCTGCTGGCCGACGGCCACCACCGCGTGAAGGCCGCCGACAGCCTCGGGATCGAGGAGATGGACGCCTACGTCATCGTGATCGACGAGCGCGTCGACCTCGGGATGGCCAAGACCGCCGAAAAGGAGGACCTCGAGTCCATCGACGACATCGAGGAGGTCGAGTACGCCCACCACCCGCTCGTCGAGACGACCAAACGCCTGCAAGACGAGAGCGCCTGA
- a CDS encoding acyl-CoA mutase large subunit family protein: MYDDEDLAAIREGRESWADETLDPVLDRHGERRDRFATVSNHEIDRLYTPADVADLDYDEDLGFPGEEPYTRGVYPTMYRGRTWTMRQFAGFGTAEETNERFHYLIGEGQTGLSVAFDMPSLMGLDSDDPMSDGEVGREGVAVDTLRDMEILFDGIDLDEVSTSFTINPSAPVVYAMYLALADRQGVPREELRGTLQNDMLKEFIAQKEWVVPPEPSLSVVTDVIEFAVDQTPKFKPVSVSGYHIREAGSTAVQELAFTLADGFAYVEDCLDRGLDVDDFGPQLSFFFNSHNSIFEEVAKFRAGRRIYATLMDEWYGAETDAAKRLKFHTQTAGQSLTAQQPLTNVVRVTIQALAGVLGGSQSLHTNSFDEALALPSEEAVRVALRTQQIIAEESGAADTVDPMGGSFAIEALTNEVEAETMAYLEEIKEMGDGSVRDGVLTGITDGYFHREIGDAAYEYQERVDSGEEVVVGVNEYTVAEDTSPDLLRVDETTQSRQRERLATVKDERDDEAVADALDDLRETVEAGGNVMPPIVTAVKAYATMGEIMGVFEEHYGAYQETASLA, from the coding sequence ATGTACGACGACGAGGACCTCGCGGCTATCCGTGAGGGGCGCGAGTCGTGGGCCGACGAGACGCTCGACCCGGTGCTGGACCGCCACGGCGAGCGCCGGGACCGATTCGCGACGGTCTCGAACCACGAAATCGACCGCCTCTACACCCCTGCCGACGTGGCCGACCTCGACTACGACGAGGACCTGGGGTTCCCCGGCGAGGAGCCCTACACACGGGGCGTCTACCCGACGATGTACCGCGGGCGGACCTGGACGATGCGCCAGTTCGCCGGCTTCGGCACCGCCGAGGAGACCAACGAGCGCTTTCACTACCTGATCGGCGAGGGCCAGACCGGCCTGTCGGTGGCCTTCGACATGCCGAGCCTGATGGGACTGGACAGCGACGACCCGATGTCCGACGGGGAGGTCGGCCGCGAGGGCGTCGCCGTCGACACCCTGCGGGACATGGAGATCCTCTTCGACGGCATCGACCTCGACGAGGTCTCGACCTCCTTCACGATCAACCCGAGCGCGCCGGTGGTCTACGCGATGTACCTCGCGCTCGCGGACCGCCAGGGCGTCCCCCGCGAAGAGCTCCGGGGCACCCTCCAGAACGACATGCTCAAGGAGTTCATCGCGCAGAAGGAGTGGGTCGTCCCGCCGGAACCGTCCCTCTCGGTCGTCACCGACGTGATCGAGTTCGCCGTCGACCAGACGCCGAAGTTCAAACCCGTCTCCGTCTCGGGCTACCACATCCGCGAAGCAGGGTCGACGGCCGTCCAGGAACTGGCCTTCACCCTCGCCGACGGGTTCGCCTACGTCGAGGACTGTCTGGACCGCGGGCTGGACGTCGACGACTTCGGCCCCCAGTTGTCCTTCTTCTTCAACTCCCACAACTCCATCTTCGAGGAGGTCGCGAAGTTCCGCGCGGGCCGCCGGATCTACGCCACCCTGATGGACGAGTGGTACGGCGCCGAGACCGACGCCGCGAAACGGCTGAAGTTCCACACACAGACGGCGGGGCAGTCGCTTACGGCCCAGCAGCCGCTGACAAACGTCGTCCGGGTGACGATCCAGGCGCTCGCGGGCGTGCTCGGGGGGAGCCAGAGCCTCCACACCAACAGCTTCGACGAGGCGCTGGCCCTGCCCAGCGAGGAGGCGGTGCGGGTGGCGCTGCGGACCCAGCAGATCATCGCCGAGGAGTCCGGCGCGGCCGACACCGTCGATCCGATGGGCGGCAGCTTCGCCATCGAGGCGCTCACGAACGAGGTGGAGGCGGAGACGATGGCGTACCTCGAGGAGATCAAGGAGATGGGCGACGGCTCGGTCAGGGACGGCGTCCTGACGGGCATCACCGACGGCTACTTCCACCGCGAGATCGGGGACGCGGCCTACGAGTATCAGGAACGGGTCGATTCGGGCGAGGAGGTCGTCGTCGGCGTCAACGAGTACACCGTCGCCGAAGACACCTCCCCCGACCTGTTGCGCGTGGACGAGACCACCCAGTCACGCCAGCGTGAACGCCTGGCGACGGTGAAGGACGAGCGCGACGACGAGGCGGTCGCCGACGCCCTCGACGACCTGCGAGAGACCGTCGAGGCCGGCGGGAACGTGATGCCGCCGATCGTGACCGCGGTGAAAGCCTACGCCACGATGGGCGAGATCATGGGCGTCTTCGAGGAGCACTACGGCGCCTACCAGGAGACCGCCAGCCTGGCCTGA
- the lrpA1 gene encoding HTH-type transcriptional regulator LrpA1, with amino-acid sequence MAVESTEERILSVLEEDAQASYAEIAERADVSKPTVRKYVQKLEDEGVIVGYSADVDPKKLASKSIAQVGIDVESERYVEVTRELKQVPEIESLYTSSGDHMLMAEVHAADGDALGDVINEQIVSRDGVAAAHPSFLQERLK; translated from the coding sequence ATGGCAGTTGAGTCCACGGAGGAGCGAATCCTGTCCGTCCTCGAAGAGGACGCCCAGGCCTCCTACGCCGAGATAGCCGAGCGGGCCGACGTCTCGAAGCCCACGGTTCGCAAGTACGTCCAGAAACTCGAAGACGAGGGTGTCATCGTGGGCTACTCCGCCGACGTGGATCCGAAGAAACTCGCCTCCAAGTCCATCGCGCAGGTGGGGATCGACGTCGAGAGCGAACGCTACGTCGAGGTCACCCGCGAACTCAAGCAGGTCCCCGAGATCGAGTCCCTCTACACCTCGAGCGGCGACCACATGCTGATGGCGGAGGTCCACGCCGCCGACGGCGACGCCCTCGGGGACGTCATCAACGAACAGATCGTCTCGCGGGACGGCGTCGCGGCCGCACACCCCTCTTTCCTCCAGGAACGGCTGAAGTGA
- a CDS encoding thiamine pyrophosphate-dependent enzyme, with protein sequence MSVFSAIGEDREIDRDEFTPGIEPQATWCPGCGDFGVLKALKQAMPEIGRTPDETLLVTGIGCSGKLSSYFESYGFHSIHGRSLPVARAAKLANPGLEVIAAGGDGDGYGIGGNHFMHTARENHDMTYIVFNNEIFGLTKGQTSPTSPKGHKSKTQPHGSAKDPVRPMSLSLASGSSYIARTAAVNPNQAKEILVEAMEHDGFAHVDFLTQCPTWNKDAKQYVPYTDVQDDDEFDFDVTDRREAADAMYEAESRLHEGEVLTGRFYVDSERPSYGEEKRATEEMPEEPLAERYLDEDAEWERSADLLHHHR encoded by the coding sequence ATGAGTGTATTCTCAGCAATCGGCGAGGACCGCGAGATCGACCGCGACGAGTTCACACCCGGGATCGAACCCCAGGCGACGTGGTGTCCGGGCTGTGGCGACTTCGGCGTCCTGAAGGCGCTGAAGCAGGCCATGCCCGAGATCGGCCGCACCCCCGACGAGACCCTGCTGGTGACCGGCATCGGCTGTTCGGGCAAGCTCTCCTCCTACTTCGAGAGCTACGGCTTCCACTCCATCCACGGCCGGTCGCTCCCGGTCGCCCGCGCGGCCAAACTGGCAAACCCCGGCCTCGAGGTCATCGCCGCCGGTGGCGACGGCGACGGCTACGGGATCGGCGGCAACCACTTCATGCACACCGCCCGGGAGAACCACGACATGACCTACATAGTGTTCAACAACGAGATCTTCGGGCTCACGAAGGGGCAGACCTCCCCCACCAGCCCGAAGGGGCACAAATCCAAGACCCAGCCCCACGGCAGCGCCAAGGACCCCGTCCGGCCCATGTCGCTGTCGCTGGCCTCCGGGTCGTCGTACATCGCGCGCACGGCGGCGGTCAACCCCAACCAGGCGAAGGAGATCCTGGTCGAGGCGATGGAACACGACGGGTTCGCCCACGTCGACTTCCTGACCCAGTGTCCGACTTGGAACAAGGACGCCAAACAGTACGTCCCCTACACCGACGTCCAGGACGACGACGAGTTCGACTTCGACGTGACAGATCGCCGTGAGGCCGCCGACGCCATGTACGAGGCCGAGTCCCGACTCCACGAGGGCGAGGTCCTCACAGGACGGTTCTACGTGGACAGCGAGCGCCCGTCCTACGGCGAGGAGAAGCGCGCCACCGAGGAGATGCCCGAGGAGCCGCTCGCGGAGCGCTACCTCGACGAGGACGCCGAGTGGGAGCGGTCGGCCGACCTGCTCCACCACCACCGCTGA